The sequence GTTCGTCTGCATCTGGGCGGCGCTCGCGATGTATTCCATCGACTTGCTGCGCCGGGGCCACCGGTCGTGACCGCTCACCAATGGGAGCGAAACGGATGATGCCACCGCCGCCCTTGGGCGGCTGCGGGCGGAGCCGCCGCCGTACCGCGCGCGTCGCCCGTTCGTCGGCGAAGCGCACGAGGTTCGCCGGCACCTGCGTCGACCAGCCGGCATAATAGCTCGCTTCGTCCGGCGCCGGCGACTGGCCGGTCGAAGGTCGGCGGTCATTGCCGCTCCGCCGGTCGAGCGAAGTACCGGCAACGTAGCTCAGGAGGCAATTCGGACGAGGAGATCCCCGCCGCCGGTCACGACCGCTTCGCTGGTCGATCGGCGCCGGGGTAACCGCGGGTTTCTTCACAGCGCCCTTGGGGTTCGTGCCGTAGAGCGCGCTCCAGCGATCGAGGAGCAGTTGGACGACGTTTTGAATCGCCCGCGCATCACCGCTCGAGTGCGCAGGCAGCGTGCCGGCATCGACCAACGCGCGCAGATGCTCATCGTTGATCCCAATGGTAATAGCGTGCTTCGCCGGACGAGTAACGTTCGGCACGGGGGGGACCGGCGGTGTGTTGCCGCCGGCCGGGCCAATGCGCGGGGTGGAGTCGATCGGCCCCGGCTTCGCCGGCGATGCCATTTGGACGAGGTGCGCGAACGCTTCCGCGAGGCGGTCCGCCGTCAGCCGCATGCCGTCCAGGCGTTCGATCAGCGCAATCCGTTGTTCGCCTGCCTCGGCGGCGGAATGTTCGAGAAGGCGAATCTGTCCGCGAAGCAGCGCCAACAGCGCGCAGAGGCGGACATCCGCATCGATTCGAGGCGATAGTGCTGCGCCGTTCGTCCCAACGTGCGCGGCATCACTCTCCGTGCCGGACGAGCCGTCAGCGGTCATCCGCCACCTCCGTATTCTGTGCTTCGAAAAACGTCATCGCCTTCAACAACTGACACCATCCTACCAGATTTCCACGCTTCGCGCGATTAAAATGTCGCGACAACCCGCAAAGGTAGTGACCGCCAAAGGCGACGAATGTCGCGATCGATGGGCTAGACGATGGCGAGGGACAGCATTTATGTATTGACCTGTTTTGGTCAGAGGTGGACGCCCCATCCAGCGGGGTCTCGCACGACCAACCACGCGCGTCGTTCCGTAAACGAAAGAGAGTTCCGTCATGGCTGTTCTGGTGACCGGCGCGGCCGGGTTCATCGGCTCGCATGTCGCGCACGCGCTGCTCGACCGTGGCGAAGCCGTCATTGGTCTCGACGACCTGAACGACTACTACGAGGTCTCATTGAAGGAAGCGCGCCTGTCGCGTCTCGAGCAGCGCGGGGGATTCCGCTTCCGGTGTCTCGATATCGCCGATCGTGAGGCGATCACCGCGTTCTTTTCCGAATACGCCGACATCGATCGGGTGGTGCATCTCGCGGCGCAAGCGGGAGTGCGTTATTCGCTGGTCAATCCTTATGTCTATCTGCGCAGCAACATCGATGCGCATGTGGTCCTGCTGGAGCAGGTGCGCCGGGTCGATCGGTTCATTCACTTTGTCTATGCGTCATCGTCATCGGTCTATGGCGCCAACCGGACAATGCCGTTTTCGACCGACGATCGCACCGATCATCCGGTTTCGCTCTATGGCGCGACGAAAAAGGCGATGGAGGTGATCAGCGATTCCTATGCGGCGATGTACGGGCTGCCGATCACGGGGCTGCGATTCTTCACCGTCTATGGGCCTTGGGGGAGGCCGGACATGGCGGCGTGCATTTTCACGCGCAAGATCCTCGCCGGCGAGCCGATCCCGGTGTTCAATCACGGCGAGATGAGGCGCGACTTCACTTACATCGGCGATATCGTGCCGGGCGTGATTGCCAGCCTGGACCGTCCGCCCGATCCCGGTGCCGGCACGCCTCATCGCCTCTACAACCTTGGCCATCACCATCCGGAGCGCCTCACCGATTTTATCGCCATCCTCGAAACGGCGCTTGGCCGGACCGCCGTCGTCGACTTTTTGCCGATGCAGCCGGGCGATGTGCGGGAATCCTACGCGGACATCGCCTCGGCGCAGCGGGATCTGGGATTTGAGCCGAAGACGCCGATCGCCACGGGCATTCCGCAATTCGTCGACTGGTATCGCGCGTACTACGGCGTGTGATTATTTCGCTTTGGGCGCGACCGGCACGTCGTAGAGCGCGTCGAGCTGCGAGCGATACTCGCACAAAATGGTGTGCCGGCGGATTTTCAGCGTTGGCGTCAACTGTCCGTTGTCGATGCTGAACGGTCGGGGGGTGACCGTGAAGCGGCGGATCTTCTCGATTCCGGACAGGCTGCGGTTGACTTCTCCGACCGCGGCGCCGAGTGCCTGGAGGAACGACGCGTCGCCGACAAGGTCCTCAACTTGGTCCGGCCGCTCCTGCACTTTGGCCCAATGCCTCGCCCATTCGGGGTTGGGCACGAGCAAGGCAACCAGGTGCGGCCGGCGGTCGCCGTATATCATCGCCTGGGCAATCTCCGGGCGCAGGCTGAGCAACCCTTCGATGCGCGCCGGCGAAAGATTATCGCCGCCGGAATTAACGATCAGGTCCTTCTTGCGATCGGTAATGCGCAGATCGCCATCGGCATCGATCTCGCCAATGTCACCGGTATGCAGCCAGCCGTCGCGGATCGCTTCACGGCTTGCTTCCTCGTTCTGCCAATATCCTTGCATCAAGAGGTTACCGCGGACGAGGATTTCGCCGTCCTCGGCGATGCGGACTTCGGCGCCCTTGATTGGTGGGCCGACGGTATGCAGCTTGGGACGCTTCGGCCGATTGACGCTGATCAGAGGTGCCGCCTCGGTCTGGCCGTACCCTTGAACGACCGGCAGACCGATCGCCCGGAAGAAAATGGCGACATCGATATTGAGCGGAGCGCCGCCGGAGACCATCGCCTTCAGCCGGCCACCGAACCGCGCGCGCAATTTCTGGCGGACCAGCCGTTCGAGCGCCAGATCGATGATCCGCGCGCCAAAACCGAATGATTGCGGGTCCAGGTAGCGCCGCCGGCCGTAGGCGAGGGCGGACAGGAACAGCCGCTCGCGCACGCCGCCCTGCTTGCGCACGCCTTGCGTGATGCGTTGCTGCAGGATTTCGAAAAAGCGCGGGACGGCGGAGAAAATCGTTGGTCTCGCCTCGGCGATGTTCGCGGCGACACGGTCGATTCCCTCAGCGTAATAGATCTCGGCGCCGATCGCCACCGGCAGGAACTGCCCCACGGTGTGTTCGTAGGCGTGCGACAACGGCAGGATCGACAGGAACGCCTCGTCATCGAGGTCGACCTCGGACAGCACGTCGATGGCGCCCTCGATGTTGGCCAGGATGGCACCATGATTCAGCATCACCCCCTTCGGTGCGCCGCCGGTGCCGGAGGTATAGATGATGCAGGCCGTCTCGGCGCAGGTCAGGGCGAGCGCCGCGGCGCGGATGTTCGTGTGATCGCCCTCGCCTCGCGCCATTACCTCCCTCCAGGTCAGTACCTTGAAGTCCGGTTGCTGGCCGAGGGCGAGTTCGTCGATTGAAATGATGAAACGGATATGCGGACAGCGCATCACCGCCGGCAGAAGGTTTTGCGCGAGCTTGCGAGACGAGACGATGACGGCACAGGCGCCGCTGTCTTCGAGGATGTGAAGATGATCGGATTCGGTGTTGGTCGCATAAGCCGGCACGGTGATCGCGCCGCTGGCCATGATCGCAAAGTCGGCGACGAACCAGGCGGGGCGGTTTTCCGAGACGAGCACGATGCGTTCGCCCAGCCCGACCCCGAGGCTGCGCAGGCCGCGCGCCAACATGCAGATCTGAACGGCCACCTCGCGCCATGTCAGCGGGGCATAGCGTCCGTCCCGCTTGAACCAAAGCAATGGGCGTTCCCCGGCCCGGTCCGCTTGACGGAAAAACATCGTAACGAGGTTAGGCCAGCGTGCGTCAGCCATGCGTGTCTTGCCCTCGTATTGATTGATACGGCGCGGGACTTGCCGTTTCGCGAGGCCGCGTGCACCTTTATAGGCGGCAGAGCGGATTGGAGGAACACCGATGACACACGCAAGCGCGGCGGCGGTCCGCGAGGAGAGCCGTTCTGGTTCTGATGCGGCGACGTGGAACCTTGATGACCTCTACCGTGGCTCCGATGATCCGCAGATAACGCGCGACCTCGAGTGGACAGCGGATGAAGCCGCGCGCTTTCACGCCGACTTCGCCGAACGACTGGCGATGCTGAGTGGTGCGGAATTCGCAACGGCGATCGCTCGCTACGAGACCATTCTCGAGCGGCTCCATCGCATCATGAGCTTTGCCCAGCTGCATTTCGCCGCCGACATGTCGGCACCCGAGCGCGGTCGTTTCCTCCAGGACACGCAGGAGCGGTGCAACGACATCTCCACCCAGACCTTGTTTTTTACGCTTGAACTCAATCGCATCGACGATGCGGTCAGCGCTGCGCAGATGCAAGATCCGCAGGCGCGGCGCTACGCGCCGTGGATTCGTGACAGCCGGATGTATCGCCCGCATCAGCTCAGCGACGAACTTGAGCAACTACTGCACGAGAAGTCGGTGACCGGCGAGGCAGCATGGATCCGGCTGTTCGATCAAACGCTCTCGGAACTGCGCTTTCACATTGATGACCGTGAACTGACGCTCGCCGATACGATGAACCTGCTCGATAACCCCGAGGCGAGCGTTCGTCGCTCGGCGGCGAAGGCTTTGGGGACCGGTTTGGGCGAGCGGATCGGCATGTTCACGCTGATCACCAACACGCTAGCCAAGGAAAAGGAGATCGAGGATAAGTGGCGGCACTATCCGCGGCCGGTCTCCTATCGCAACCTGAGCAATCGCGTGGAGGACGAGGTCGTCGATGCGATGGTCTCGGCCATCCGCGGAGCGTACGGCGAGCTCGCCCATCGTTACTACCGAATCAAGGCCGGCTGGTTCGGCCGCAGCGAGCTCGATTATTGGGATCGCAACGCACCGTTGCCGGGCGAGGACACGCGCCAGTACTCCTGGAACGAGGCATGCGCCATCGTTCTGCGTTCTTTCACTCGCTTCGATCCGCGGATGGCGGACATCGCCAAGCGGTTCTTCGTCAATTCCTGGATCGATGCCGAGCCGAGACCGGGGAAGGACGCCGGCGCCTTTTGCCATCCCGTGGTTCCGTCCGCACACCCGTTCGTGCTGATGAATTTCTACGGCCGGCCGCGCGACGTCACCACGCTTGCCCATGAACTCGGCCACGGCGTCCATCAGATTCTCGCCGCCGAGCAGGGTACGCTGATGTCGGATACGCCGCTCACGCTCGCCGAGAGCGCTTCGGTCTTCGGCGAAATGCTGGTTTTTCGCGCGCTGCTCGATGAGCAGCGAGATGCTGCGGGACGCCGCCGGCTTCTCGCCGGCAAGGTCGAAAATATGCTGAACACGGTGGTCCGCCAGATCGCCTTTCACGCATTTGAGCAACAGGTTCATGACGAGCGACGCCAGGGTGAACTCTCAGCCGAACGGCTGGGGGAGATCTGGTTCGGCATCCAGCGGGAGAGCCTCGGACCTGTGTTTAAGTTTGCCGACGAGTACCGCTATTATTGGGCCTATATTCCGCACTTCATCCATTCTCCATTTTACGTCTACGCGTATGCGTTCGGCGATTGTCTGGTCAATTCACTCTATCAGGTGTACAGCGAAGGACAGCCGGAGTTCCAGGACCGCTACTTCGCCATGTTGCGGGCGGGCGGCACATTGCGGCACCGGGAGCTTCTTAGCCCCTTCGGTCTTGATGCCAGCGATCCCGCGTTCTGGCGCCGGGGGCTCAACGTGATCTCGGGATTTATTGACGAGCTTGAAGCCGCCGGCTGATTCGCTCGAGTGCGCTCCCCGTGATGCCCGCCCCGGCTGGTGAAATTTGGCAATGTCCTTGCGGCGCCTTATATTTGAGGGCGAACGAACCCGGACTCAGCCCGGGATCTGGCGACGGCACCCGCCCTCGCCTCGGACGAACGAACAGCGGCAGACGACGCGATGCCCGAATCCGGACGTTTCGACGGCGAGGATCGCAGCGAGGGCGATTCCTTCGGCGGCAGGCTGAAGCGTTACGCGCGCGTCGGCACGACCGTGGGCGGACTTGCCGCGCGCTTCGCCGGCAACCGCCTTTTTGGGTTGACCATCGATCGACCGGAACATGCGGCGGAACTGACGGCGGCGCTGGGCGGTCTCAAGGGACCGCTAATGAAGGTGGCGCAAATTCTCTCCACCGTGCCCGATCTCCTGCCCGAGGAATACACGCGTGAGCTTGCCCAGCTTCAGCACAACGCCCCGTCGATGGGCTGGACGTTCGTCAAACGGCGAATGCAGGCGGAACTGGGCGTCGGCTGGGAACGGCGATTTGCCAGCTTTGAGCATACGGCCGCAGCCGCCGCGTCGCTTGGTCAGGTTCACCGGGCGACCGGCCTCGACGGCCGCGCGCTCGCCTGCAAGCTTCAGTACCCCAATATGGCCTCGGCGGTCGAGGCGGACCTGCAACAGCTTCGCGTCATCTTTTCGATCTATCGCCGGTACGACAAGGCGATCAATCCGTCGAACATCCATACCGAATTGGCCGAGCGCCTGCGCGAGGAGCTGGACTACCGGCGGGAAGCCAAGCACATGCGCCTTTATGGACGCATGCTGGCAAGCGAGGCTGGCGTTTTCGTGCCCGAGGCGTTCGCCGAACTCGGCAGCGACCGGTTGCTGACGATGAGCTGGCTCGACGGCGCGCCGCTTCTGCAGTTCGTCGACAGCCACCTCGATCTGCGCAACATCCTCGCCCGCAACATGTTTCGTGCCTGGTACGTGCCTTTCTACGAATACGGCGTCCTGCACGGCGATCCCCATCTCGGCAACTATACGGTTCGCAGCGATGGATCGATCAATCTTCTCGATTTCGGCTGCATTCGTATCTTCCGTCCGGAATTCATCGGTGCCGTCATCGATCTGTATTGGGCACTGCGCAACGACGACGACGACCTTGCGGTGCATGCGTACGAGACCTGGGGATTTAAATCGCTCGATCGCAACATCATCGAGATCCTTAACCACTGGGCCCGCTTTCTTTACCGACCGCTGATGGAGGACCGGGCTCAGCCTATCCAGGAGGACGGCGGAGCAATGTATGGCGCGCGGGTCGTCGGAAAGGTGCAGCAGGACCTGCGTAAAGCAGGAGGGGTGACGCCGCCGCGCGAGTTCGTGCTCATGGATCGCGCGGCGATCGGTCTCGGCAGCGTGTTTACCCGGCTCCGCGCCGAAGTGAACTGGCATCGCATGTTTCATGAATTGATCGAGGGCTTTGACGCATCGACGATCGCGCATCGCCAGGCAGCAGCGTTGGTCGCCGTCGGACTGCAGCCGTCGACCTGATCGTCGAACCGGGAGAGCGCGGATGATTGTTACGACGACCGATTGTATCGAGGGGCGCCGTGTCGGCGTTTATCTTGGCATCGTCGCCGGCCAGGCGGTGATGGGAACTAACTTCTTTCGCGATCTGTTTGCCGGAATTCGCGATATCGTCGGCGGCCGGTCCGGCAGTTACGAAAAGGAACTGCGCAAGGCGAAAGAGCTGGCACTTGACGAGATGACCGAGGAGGCACGGAGCATCGGCGCGGATGCGATCATCGGCGTCGATCTCGACTACGAGCACATCGGCTCGGGCGAGCGCTCGATGCTGATGGTCAGCGCCAACGGCACGGCAGTGAAGTTGGCATAGACTGGTCTCGATGCCGATTGGGGATGGCGGAGCGCCGGTTTGTCTGCTTCGCCGTTTGACTCACGCCTTTTGAACATCCGCATGACTCAGAAGCTGTTGATCGAGAGCCGTCTTCATCAGAGGCGTTCGGTGCCGGCCAAATGTTCAAGGATTGGCATTGCGCCGACCGCGGGCAAATCCCCGCGATGATCCGCAACAAAGAATCGCGCTCGGATTTCTTGCCTTAGGCACCCGTTAACCCTCCTTCGAGTAGTACTTTTCTGATGAACCGGGTACGATGAAAAAATGCAGATGTTGCGGAGACCCATAACCGATCGTAGTGCGCCGGCTCCGATATGCCCGGGCACCTTGTTTGACGAGGCGGTCCGGCTTCACCATTACATTGATGCGTTGGACGCGGACACGGACGCTTATGCCCTTTGCATCCTGCTGTCTCGTGTGCCGTCGCCGCATCGGCGGCCCGCGCTGCTGCTTCTTATCAAGTACGAATTTTCCGGGCTGACCAATAGATCCGACGTCCAGTCTTTCGTTAATGCCGGGAATGATTTTATCATCACTGTCTCTAGTGATCGCGTAGCACAGCTCAACGCCGTGGAAGAGCGGATCCGATCGCTGCTCGACGACTTGGACAGTGAATGGTGGCACCGCAGGGAGCCATTGGTTCGGCGATTCGATCTCGCGCTTCCCAGCGAGGCTGCGGAGTTCCGTGCCCTCTTTTCGGAACCCTCCGCCGGGCAGACAAATCCGTGTCCTTCTGGCGCGCTGATGCGGCAGCTCGAGCCGTGTCTCGTTTCCGAAATCGCACAAGAGATCGAAAAGCGCGGCGTCGTCGATCTCATCCGTCGGCAGACGATAATGCAGCTCGGCGTTGGGTTGGCAGCGCCGTTGTTTGAAGAAATCTTCGTCTCAATCGAGGATTTGCAGCGGGCCGTTGCTCCCAGTGTCGATCTGCGTGCCAATAGCACGCTGTTCCGCTTTCTGATGCAGTCGCTCGATCGGGCGGTGCTGAGTTGTCTGTCCACCCGAAGTGAGTTGAGTACGGTTAAACCGCTCAGCCTCAATCTGAGCCTGAGTGCGCTCAGCAGCGCCCATTTCGCGACATTTCTCCGCTCTCGTTCTGACGGCGCGCCCCCCCTGGTCGAAGTGCAACTGGTCGACATCCTTGCCTTGCCCGCGGCCTACCAGCGAGCGCGTGCGCAACTGTCACCTCACGGCGTTCGTTTCGTTATCGACGGGATCAGTCTACGCGACGCAAGGCAGGTTGACGTCAGGGATCTGCAGCCGGATTTCGTTAAGTTGATGTGGGATGACGAACTCGACGCCGATGTCTGTGCCGATCACAGCCGGGCGTTGATCGGCATCGTCACGGCGCTCGGACGGGAACGCATCATTCTCGCCAATACGGATTCAGAGGCCGCCCTCGCTTGGGCGATCAGTATGGGGATTACCCGGCTGCAGGGGCGCTACATCGATCTGCTGATCACCGCACTCCAGCGTGGATCATCGCGGTGAGCGCGGCCATGAATTCGTTGACCTCGACGACGGCAAGAGCGGCAGGCTGGTCGGGTGAGCAGTTGCTGCGCGAATACATGGATCACCTCGGCGAGCATCGCGCCGGCCGCCTAGCGCTCTTCGTTGCGTTATCGCGGCTACAGCCGAGTAACAGGCGTGAGCACCACATTCGCGCCGCAGTGGAAATATTCTCGGATGTCATACGGAGTCATCAGGCGGAATTCTTCTCGCTGCCGAACGAAGACTTTCTGCTGTTTTTCAACGAAGACGTGCGTGGGCTGATGGAAAGTGCCGCGGCGAAGATTTGCTATCTGTTCACCGACGATCCGCTGATTAACGGCGCTCGGCAATCGAAGCGCTTCGCTCAATGGTATTCGCTTGATGTAGACTTCGATGATGTCGTCAAGTTGATCGCGCAGCTCAAGGCGCGATGCACCACCGCCGCAGGTGCCGAGGGCGGGTCGGCAGCGGCGCGGGCGTCTGTGGAAAAGCGTCGGCGATCCTACGTTCTGACGCCGGAGTGGCTCGATAGCCTGCAAAAGAATCTGGCCCAGACCGATATTTCCAATTTCATCCGACGGCATCGTGTCTGTCAGATAATCGCAGACGAACCGATCAGGACCCTGTTCGGCGAACTCACTGTCTCGGTGGCTGACCTTGCCTCGACCGTGCTTCCCGGAGTTGATCTGCGTTCCGATCCGTGGCTGTTCCAATATCTGACCGAGACGTTTGACCGGCGAATGTTGGCCTTACTGGCGAAGCCGGACGTTCAGCAGTCAACGAGCAGGATCAGTATCAACCTGAACATTTCGACCCTGCTTTCGGACGAATTTCTCTCATTTGAGAGAAATCTCTTCGCCGCCCGGCGTGGCACCATTGTCATCGAACTCAAGGCGATCGATATATTCGATGATCTTGAAGCATATCTGCTCGCCAGCCGTTTCGCGCGGTCGCGCGGCTACGAGATCTCCATAGACGGGCTCACGCATCGAACGATGGGGCTGCTGGATCGTGAAAAGTTGAACGCGGACTTTTTGAAGGTCGATTTTACCGGCGATCTCTTCGAAGGACGCGAGATGGCGCTTGAGCGACTCGCGGCCGTCGCGCGGCGTCATGGACTCGACCGCTTTATTCTCGCGCGCATCGAGACGAGGCAGGCTCTGAGCTTTGGCCAACAGGCAGGCGTTCGGTTATTCCAGGGACATTACGTGGAATCCGCCATCAGTAATGAGCAGCAGGGGCGATTCGCCCGCCCGCATCAGTCCCGTTCGCGGCGATGAGCGAGGAGGGGCCGTCTCGCGTCTGCGCCGCGGTTTCCACGTTCTGTGATATGTTACTGGCGCTTAACCACAGACAATGATCACGCACCTCACCGAACCGGTGATTCGTGTCGAGTCTCTCGGCAAGCGGTATGGCGGCGTAACCGCACTCGATGACGTAAGCTTTACAATCACGGCGGGTTCGACGACGGCGCTTCTGGGAGGCAACGGCGCCGGGAAGACGACGACCTTGTCCATTCTCCTTGGGCTGTTGACGCCGACGTCCGGCACCGTCCGCGTGCTCGGCGAGGATATGCTCAAGAACCGCTATCGCGTCCTGGGCGAAATGAACTTCTCGTCCCCTTATGTCGATTTGCCACGCCGTCTCACCGTCAAGGAAAACCTCGTCGTCTATGGTCGGCTTTACGGCGTCCGCCGTCTCCGCCAACGCATCGGTGAACTGGCCGACGCTCTTGATATCGCGGATCTTCTCGATCGCCCCACCGGCGATCTCTCTTCTGGGCAGCGCACCCGTGTCGCCATCGCCAAGGCGATGCTTAATCGACCGCGCCTGTTGCTGCTCGACGAGCCTACCGCTTCGCTCGATCCTGACTCTGGCGATATGCTGCGCGGCTTCCTCGAGCGCTATCGGGCGGACAGTGGCGCTACGATCCTACTTGCCTCGCATAACATGGCCGAAGTCGAACGGTTATGTGACGATGTCCTGATGATGCGCGCGGGACGGATCGTCGATCGCGGCGCGCCGCGCGCGTTGATCGCTCGCTACGGCCGGCAGACTCTGGAAGAGGTTTTCCTCGATATCGCCCGCGATCGCGCCTTTCCTTGTCACGCGAGCGGCGGTCGCGCGGTGCGATGAGGGATCGCGCCCGGGGCGCCAAATGGTGGGATTTGGTGTGAACGACTTTTTCTCATGGCGACGCGTCGCCGCGATCGTGCTGCGCCATCTCTTCGTCCTGCGTCGTTCATGGCCACGAATCCTCGAGCTTGCCTATTGGCCGCTGGTTCAAATGGTATTGTGGGGCTTCATCACTCTGTTTTTCGTTCATCACAGCTCCTGGGTGGCGCAGGCGAGCGGGGTGCTCATCAGCGCGGTCCTGCTCTGGGACGTTCTGTTTCGCGCCAATCTCGGCGTATCCGTCTCGTTTATGGAAGAGATGTGGGCGCGTAACCTCAGCCAACTGTTCGCCAGCCCGCTGCGTCCGCACGAATTCGTAATCGCTCTGGCCCTGATGAGCCTGTTGCGCACATTGATCAGCGTCGTGCCGGCGATGGTCCTGGCATTACCGCTGTTCGGTGTGTCGGTGTTCTCTCTCGGTCTGCCGCTTGCCGCGTTCTTCGCCAATCTGCTCCTGTTCGGCTGGTCGATCGGGCTAATCGTCTCGGCGCTGGTGTTGCGCCTTGGCCTGGGAGCCGAGAGCCTGGCCTGGGTCGCCGTGTTCGCAATCGCGCCGCTGAGCGGAGTCTATTATCCGGTGAACGTGTTGCCGGATTGGCTCCAGCCCATCGCTTTGTCGCTGCCGTCCGCCTATGTGTTCGAGGGCATGCGATCGATCCTGTTCGATGCGCGCGTGCGCTACGATCTGATGGCCGCGGCGTTTGCGCTCAATGCGGGGTTCATGGTGAGCGCAGGGGCGTTCTTTTTGTATATTTACCGCATCGCACGGGAGCGTGGACTGCTTGTCCAGCAGGGCGAATAAGCGGACCGGAGCATATCACTGTCCTGCGTTCGTCGGCTGCCCGCCGTCTGTCAGCTCAATTTGTTCCGGCAGCAGGGCCTCGATCATCGGACCATTGAGGGTTTCCACCCAGCCCCGCACGCGCACGTCTCGTCCCTTGAGCGAGTAGGGCTTCATGCCGGCCGCTTCAAACAGCTTCAGCGCCTGGACGGGTATAATGACGGTGAAATCGTCGCGCCAGTCATCGCCGAAGTTAATGTACCAGCGATTGCCATGGCGCGAGGCATCGGTGACGCGTCCCTCGACAATCTGGTAGGAACCGTCGATGGGTCCGGGGTCGGTCGCCCGCCTGACGGCAAATTCCGGCTCCCGCCACAGTCCGACGCCCCGCGCACGGGCGCCCGCTTCGATCGAAAGCATCTCGGCGATAAAGGGCCGTGAATCGGCGGTCGGGCGAACCCTGGCAAGCCCGAGGCGCAGCAGGGACGCCTGCAGCCAAGCTCCGTCGCGGGCGAAGACCTGCACCGGTAGCCGCCCGTAGCGGTCCGTATGCGCCTCCCGCGGCTCTAAGCATGCCGAGTGCTGTTCGATCGCCGCCATCACGGCACGTGTTTCGTCAATCAGCGGCGCACGCTCGGCCGCGAGGCCTGAATCGCCCAACTGAGGCAAATCAACCCCGGCCAGGCGGATGACGCTGGCGCCGTTCACTGTCGCGACTAGGCGCAAGTCCGCGTTCGGTTCGACACGGTCGATGTGAACAAGTGGATCGCACGCCGTCATGAACGCATGGCCTGTTGCCATCGGCGCCGCGATCGGCGCCGCTTCTTGAACGGGCGGCACCGGCGCGCTTGCAGCTGCGGGATTGGCCAACTCGGTTATGGCAAAGGCTGAGGCAAAAAGAAGCGCGCCCGCGCCAGATCCGTGTGGCCGAGTGCGCCGCTGCGATCGACTTCTCTTCTCAGCTGAGGTACCATCCAGTGAGGCGATCGAATGTGGTCTTGAAGCCCGATTCATACGAACTCCATTCTGAGTTGAGATCGTCGGTCCATTCTAGCAAGCGGATCTCGCCGGAGGCGCCACCTCGCAATGGATGCTCGCCATTATCGAACCGATCTCTTCCCGGAAAT is a genomic window of Rhodospirillales bacterium containing:
- a CDS encoding EAL domain-containing protein, which gives rise to MLRRPITDRSAPAPICPGTLFDEAVRLHHYIDALDADTDAYALCILLSRVPSPHRRPALLLLIKYEFSGLTNRSDVQSFVNAGNDFIITVSSDRVAQLNAVEERIRSLLDDLDSEWWHRREPLVRRFDLALPSEAAEFRALFSEPSAGQTNPCPSGALMRQLEPCLVSEIAQEIEKRGVVDLIRRQTIMQLGVGLAAPLFEEIFVSIEDLQRAVAPSVDLRANSTLFRFLMQSLDRAVLSCLSTRSELSTVKPLSLNLSLSALSSAHFATFLRSRSDGAPPLVEVQLVDILALPAAYQRARAQLSPHGVRFVIDGISLRDARQVDVRDLQPDFVKLMWDDELDADVCADHSRALIGIVTALGRERIILANTDSEAALAWAISMGITRLQGRYIDLLITALQRGSSR
- a CDS encoding EAL domain-containing protein gives rise to the protein MSAAMNSLTSTTARAAGWSGEQLLREYMDHLGEHRAGRLALFVALSRLQPSNRREHHIRAAVEIFSDVIRSHQAEFFSLPNEDFLLFFNEDVRGLMESAAAKICYLFTDDPLINGARQSKRFAQWYSLDVDFDDVVKLIAQLKARCTTAAGAEGGSAAARASVEKRRRSYVLTPEWLDSLQKNLAQTDISNFIRRHRVCQIIADEPIRTLFGELTVSVADLASTVLPGVDLRSDPWLFQYLTETFDRRMLALLAKPDVQQSTSRISINLNISTLLSDEFLSFERNLFAARRGTIVIELKAIDIFDDLEAYLLASRFARSRGYEISIDGLTHRTMGLLDREKLNADFLKVDFTGDLFEGREMALERLAAVARRHGLDRFILARIETRQALSFGQQAGVRLFQGHYVESAISNEQQGRFARPHQSRSRR
- a CDS encoding ABC transporter ATP-binding protein, which translates into the protein MITHLTEPVIRVESLGKRYGGVTALDDVSFTITAGSTTALLGGNGAGKTTTLSILLGLLTPTSGTVRVLGEDMLKNRYRVLGEMNFSSPYVDLPRRLTVKENLVVYGRLYGVRRLRQRIGELADALDIADLLDRPTGDLSSGQRTRVAIAKAMLNRPRLLLLDEPTASLDPDSGDMLRGFLERYRADSGATILLASHNMAEVERLCDDVLMMRAGRIVDRGAPRALIARYGRQTLEEVFLDIARDRAFPCHASGGRAVR
- a CDS encoding ABC transporter permease — translated: MVGFGVNDFFSWRRVAAIVLRHLFVLRRSWPRILELAYWPLVQMVLWGFITLFFVHHSSWVAQASGVLISAVLLWDVLFRANLGVSVSFMEEMWARNLSQLFASPLRPHEFVIALALMSLLRTLISVVPAMVLALPLFGVSVFSLGLPLAAFFANLLLFGWSIGLIVSALVLRLGLGAESLAWVAVFAIAPLSGVYYPVNVLPDWLQPIALSLPSAYVFEGMRSILFDARVRYDLMAAAFALNAGFMVSAGAFFLYIYRIARERGLLVQQGE
- a CDS encoding thermonuclease family protein gives rise to the protein MPPVQEAAPIAAPMATGHAFMTACDPLVHIDRVEPNADLRLVATVNGASVIRLAGVDLPQLGDSGLAAERAPLIDETRAVMAAIEQHSACLEPREAHTDRYGRLPVQVFARDGAWLQASLLRLGLARVRPTADSRPFIAEMLSIEAGARARGVGLWREPEFAVRRATDPGPIDGSYQIVEGRVTDASRHGNRWYINFGDDWRDDFTVIIPVQALKLFEAAGMKPYSLKGRDVRVRGWVETLNGPMIEALLPEQIELTDGGQPTNAGQ